A genomic segment from Glycine soja cultivar W05 chromosome 20, ASM419377v2, whole genome shotgun sequence encodes:
- the LOC114401970 gene encoding zinc-finger homeodomain protein 1-like, producing the protein MEDRVTTDQSSPLPGAGPAENVAARQPGDGPKEYHECLKNHTVKIGGHTLDGCIKFLPLGEEGTLDALKCLVCNCHRNFHRKETPNDTYLVPYYHHSPLPLAAYYGEQVGYPRLQGQQCTTLALPTRSRGNGGAQSSREDLEAVSDPTSGATPYGGSSKKRFRTRFTQEQKEKMLAFAEKLGRRILKHNESVVQEFCAQTSVQPHVLKVWVTNNKHTLGKKP; encoded by the exons atggaggatagggtcacgaccgaccaatCGTCACCCCTTCCCGGCGCTGGGCCAgcggagaacgtcgctgcaaggcagcccggAGATGGCCCCAAGGAA TATCATGAGTGCCTTAAGAACCACACCGTCAAAATTGGCGGCCACACACTTGATGGATGCATCAAGTTCTTGCCTCTGGGCGAGGAGGGAACCCTGGATGCGCTGAAATGCCTCGTGTGCAACTGCCACCGAAACTTCCATCGTAAGGAGACCCCCAATGACACCTACCTGGTGCCTTACTACCACCACTCGCCGTTGCCGTTGGCAGCGTACTATGGGGAGCAAGTGGGCTACCCCCGTTTGCAAGGGCAACAATGCACCACACTAGCACTCCCCACCAGGTCAAGGGGCAATGGTGGGGCCCAGTCCTCAAGGGAGGACTTGGAGGCAGTGTCAGACCCAACGAGTGGTGCCACTCCTTATGGCGGGTCCAGTAAGAAGCGTTTCAGGACTAGGTTCACCCAAGAGCAAAAGGAGAAGATGTTGGCCTTTGCAGAAAAGCTTGGTCGGAGGATTCTTAAGCACAATGAGAGTGTTGTGCAGGAGTTTTGTGCCCAAACTAGCGTCCAACCTCATGTGCTTAAGGTGTGGGTGACCAACAACAAGCACACCTTGGGTAAGAAGCCctag